A region from the Melanotaenia boesemani isolate fMelBoe1 chromosome 11, fMelBoe1.pri, whole genome shotgun sequence genome encodes:
- the si:ch211-110p13.9 gene encoding uncharacterized protein si:ch211-110p13.9 has product MSGCPTTHLTLPQWDGGSRKIRFIYLVNLTSFRLTKCPNQGPVIPLYLGADLLSNTDIRTENHPRCHAKFAKKGLATKINLSSAFRFQGLKVPAASNSLWFYSIQGLFRVAFEMYSKQEQLVVLENLQDIWKSQINDSPLKMNYNLSVQLDVMVSTSISFTQSKSETSQPHSCQVVGELMDVCSSDKADTSADHDYCSFPKRSLQTEESEPIVFTLREKLHSLDDQLSSQPHRCTARLETILLILENIDRYMNDNLEEKDAAETVLALLMAKDWAKDSVYSSYLLTCMGRWLGQQFHAANSTISQKVECFKVQHIEQISDLPPAEELATELFPEAMQTLLLHWMGLCEESTLDKRHSEYPILLLILEFANHNLITGVAHVLYSSLICK; this is encoded by the exons ATGTCAGGCTGCCCAACAACCCATTTAACTTTACCGCAGTGGGACGGGGGTTCTAGGAAAATTCGCTTTATCTACTTGGTAAATTTAACATCATTCAGACTTACAAAATGTCCCAACCAG GGTCCAGTGATTCCACTCTATTTGGGAGCTGATCTCCTCTCCAATACTGACATCCGGACAGAGAACCATCCCAGGTGCCATGCTAAGTTTGCCAAGAAAGGACTTGCCACAAAGATCAATTTATCCTCAG cATTTAGATTCCAGGGCTTAAAGGTACCTGCTGCAAGTAACAGCCTGTGGTTTTACAGCATTCAAGGACTTTTTCGAGTGGCCTTTGAAATGTATAGTAAACAAGAGCAGTTGGTAGTGCTGGAAAACCTCCAG GATATTTGGAAATCACAGATCAATGACAGCCCACTGAAAATGAATTACAACCTCAGTGTGCAGCTTGATGTTATGGTTTCCACCAGCATTTCTTTTACACAATCAAAAAGTGAAACATCTCAGCCTCATTCCTGTCAGGTTGTTGGGGAACTAATGGATGTGTGTAGCAGTGATAAAGCTGATACGTCAGCAGACCATGATTATTGTTCTTTCCCTAAGCGTAGCTTGCAAACTGAAGAAAGCGAACCAATTGTGTTCACACTGAGAGAAAAGTTGCACAGCTTGGATGATCAGCTCTCCTCCCAACCACATAGATGCACCGCACGACTGGAGACCATCTTACTTATTTTGGAGAATATTGATCGGTACATGAATGACAATTTAGAGGAAAAGGATGCAGCAGAAACTGTGTTAGCTTTGTTAATGGCTAAAGACTGGGCGAAAGACTCAGTATATTCAAGTTACCTGCTTACTTGCATGGGACGTTGGCTTGGCCAGCAGTTTCATGCAGCCAACAGCACCATCAGCCAGAAAGTAGAGTGCTTTAAAGTTCAGCACATTGAGCAAATTAGTGATTTGCCCCCTGCCGAGGAACTGGCCACTGAACTTTTCCCTGAAGCCATGCAAACACTGCTGCTTCATTGGATGGGCTTGTGTGAGGAGTCCACGTTGGACAAGAGACACAGTGAATACCCAATTCTTCTCCTTATCCTTGAGTTTGCAAACCATAACCTCATCACTGGTGTGGCACATGTGCTGTACTCCAGTCTTATATGTAAGTGA
- the rsrc2 gene encoding arginine/serine-rich coiled-coil protein 2 → MSGSDDESVDLTRSGSPVHHRKKHNMESSRSPRSSKHHHSRSRSRSRDRKRDRKYRRSRSRSKEARKRDSEKPSKSHRKTDEQHVQERLSAENGEERARRKERKSSRGRSLSRSHSRERRHHSRSKDKRRSRSRSRDKKKKARSRSGSRTKHRHHSRSRSRSRERKKRTEKVHKKSRSRSVSPPIFRGRNTAMDAQEALARRLERAKKLQEQKEKEMFEKQQQQQQEIAAAVAAPIAAAAAAAAASNPALNVAALLASGTQVTPQIAMAAQMAALQAKTLAETGIAVPSYYNPSAVNPMKFAEQEKKRKKLWQGKKDGDKSQTAELWEKLNFGNKDQNVKFRKLMGIKGDEEAEVSKPLNDEGLKTLQKQEEVFRNLDVQYEMARSQTHTQRGMGLGFSSSFSRGMDSV, encoded by the exons ATGTCG GGAAGTGACGATGAATCTGTTGATTTGACCAGATCGGGCTCTCCAGTTCATCACAGAAAAAAGCACAATATGGAGTCGTCTAGATCTCCCAGAAGCTCAAAACACCACCATTCACGGTCAAGGTCACGCTCCAGGGACCGTAAAC GTGACAGAAAATACAGACGAAGTCGCAGCAGGAGCAAAGAG GCACGAAAGAGGGACTCTGAGAAGCCATCAAAATCGCACAGGAAAACAGATGAGCAGCATGTGCAAGAGAGACTTTCTGCAGAGAATGGAGAGGAACGGGCCAGGCGCAAGGAAAGGAAGTCGTCAAGGGGTCGAAGTTTATCAAGGTCACACTCGAGAGAAAG ACGGCACCATAGCAGAAGCAAGGACAAGCGGCGGTCGCGATCACGCAGTCgggacaagaagaagaaagctaGGTCTCGCTCAGGTTCAAGGACCAAACACCGTCATCATAGCAGAAGTCGCAGCAGGAGCAG GGAGCGAAAGAAGAGGACTGAGAAAGTTCACAAAAAAAGTCGAAGCAGGTCTGTTAGTCCACCCATCTTTCGTGGCCGAAACACAGCAATGGATGCACAAGAGGCCCTGGCTAGAAG ACTGGAAAGAGCCAAGAAACTACAGGagcagaaggagaaagaaatgtttgagaagcagcagcagcaacaacaggaGATTGCTGCAG CCGTGGCTGCCCCTattgcagctgctgctgctgcagcggcAGCTTCAAACCCTGCACTCAATGTGGCAGCCCTCCTGGCCTCTGGGACACAGGTCACACCTCAGATTGCCATGGCAGCTCAGATGGCAGCCCTTCAAGCCAAAACCCTGGCAGAGACCGGTATTGCTGTGCCCAGCTATTATAACCCATCTGCTGTCAACCCAATGAAGTTTGCAGagcaggagaagaagaggaaaaagctATGGCAGGGAAAGAAGGATGGG GACAAGTCCCAAACAGCTGAGTTGTGGGAGAAGCTAAACTTTGGAAACAAGGACCAAAATGTTAAATTCCGCAAACTAATGGGTATAAAG GGAGATGAAGAGGCAGAAGTTTCCAAACCACTTAATGATGAAGGCCTAAAGACTCTTCAGAAGCAGGAGGAGGTGTTTAGGAATCTCGATGTTCAGTATGAGATGGCTCGCTCTCAGACCCACACTCAGAGGGGAATGGGCCTCGGCTTTTCCTCCTCATTCTCACGTGGAATGGATTCTGTCTAG